Below is a window of Spelaeicoccus albus DNA.
CGCCGCGCCTGCGCCCGCGCTCGACCCGCCGGTCGTCAGCTTCGGGTCGATCGGGCTGCGGGTAATGCCGTGCAGACTGGACACGCCCGATGAGAGCATCCCCCAGTCGGGCATGGTGGTCGACCCGACTATGACGCCGCCCGATTCCTCGATCCGGTCGGTGATCGGCGCGTTGGCGGCGGCCGGCGGCTGGTCGTTGCCGGCGTTGCCCGACGGCATGCCGACGCCGCGGCGGGCCACGTTCTCCTTCACCGTCACCGGCACGCCGTCCAGAACGCCGCGCGGCGTTCCGGCACGCCACCGATCGGCGCTGGCGAGGGCGTCGCGTCGGACGGCGTCCGGGTCGTGCACGTAGAACGCGTTGATGACGGGCTCGAACTCGCCGACTCGGGCCAGGACGGCGTCCGCGACCTCGACCGGAGACAAAGTTCCGGCAGCGTACCCGCCGGTCATGTCCGCTGCCGAGAGCCCGGCCAAATCGCGTTCATTCGTCATCGTGATCTCCTCCAGTGCTCGTGCAGGGGGTGCGATTCGTCATCTTACGACCCGGAAACCTCCGGCCGGGCCGGCCGGGTGAGATTGGGAGGGACCGCGCTGTCATGCGCGCCGGCGCAGCTGCGCCGTCACGCCGGCCCCGATGATGATCGCTGCCGCTGACACGGCGAGCACGCCGGCCGTGAGAAGCCCGGCCGTGAGCGCCACGCCCCAAAGGATCCCTCCGACCCAGAGCCCGCCGTCCACGGACAGGTTCCACACCACCGACGCCGGGCCGGAATCCAGCCGGCGCATCGCCACGTGCAACGTGACGGTTTGCACGATCCCGACTCCGAGACCGATGAGCAGTCCGGATGCGATCACGGCCGCCGAGCCGCCGACGAGAACCCCCACGACGCCGCCGGCCGCGAGCAGGACGGCGCCCGTCGTCGCCGCGCCGCCCGCTTCGACCTTGGCCTCCAATTCGCCGCCGATACCGCGCCCCAGCGCATTACCCGCTTGAACGGCGAAGACCACGACGGCGGCGCGTCCGTAGGCCGAGGCCAGCACCGGCAAGCTCGACAGTCCGTGCGACAGCACGACCACTGCCGCGAGCAGGAGAGACAGCACGAGCCACGGAGCATTGGCGACCAGTGACGGCCGAGTTCGCGGCTTCCTTTCCGTTCCCGACGAGGCTTGCGCATTAGTGGTGGATTCGCCGGATTCGCCCGAATTGTCGACGTTGTCGACGGACGGCCCGCTCGGGGTCCTGCCGACTCCGGCCGGGATCCCGAATGACAGACCTGCGGCGATGATCCCGGCCGCGAAGGCGCATATGCCGAACACGGGCGACGAGAAAGTGAGTGCGAGTTGCACTCCGGCAGGCGAGCCCAGCGCCGACGCGGCCATGGTGAAGAGCCCGTAGGTGCCCAGTGCCCGTCCCAACTTGGTCGGGGGCACCAGCAGCGCCACCCCCTGCGCGCCGGCCACGATGAGAACGCCGAAGCCCGCTCCCGTTGCGACGGCCCCGATGAGCAGCGTGGGGGTCGCTGCGGCCATGCCGGTCACGAGCGCGCCCGCCGCCAGCAGCAGGGCCGAGCCTGTCAGTACGTACCGGAGCGACAGCCGGCGTACCAGTGCCGGGGTGAAGACCTGCACGCCCATGACGAATGCCATCATGGTGCCGACGAACACGCTGCTCAGCCCGGGAGCGTCCGCGCGAGTGACCGGGATGAGGGAGTACAGCGTGAAAAAGATCGCCACGCTGACAGAGACAGTCGCCGTCAGCGACACTAATGCCGCCGGCGACCGTGACGAGGATCGGCGAGCGGGAAATTTCACCCGGCGAGGGCCTCCACGATGTGGGGGCGCAGCGCGCGGAACGCCTGTCCGCGATGGGACAGTCGGTTCTTTTCCGCCGGCTCGAGTTCGGCGGCCGTACGGCCGCCGGGGTCACCGTCGACGCGCAGGATCGGATCGTAACCGAATCCGTTCCGCCCGCGCGGTGAAAATTCCAGCGTGCCGGGGAAGTACCCGTGTTCGACGTGCTCGGCGCCGTCCGGAGTCACCAGGGCGGCCGCGCACACGAACCGGGCGGCCCGGTGGGCCTCGGGAACGTCGGACAGCTGGGCAAGCAGCAGTTCGAGATTCGCCAGATCGTCGCCGTGCGTGCCCGACCAGCGGGCAGAGAAGACACCGGGCGACCCGCCCAGCACGTCCACGGCCAGGCCCGAGTCGTCGGCGATCGACGGCAGCCCGGTGAACTCGGCGGTCGCCCTGGCCTTCAGCAATGCGTTCTCGGCGAACGTCACCCCGGTTTCGCGCACGTCCGGAACGTCGAGCTGCGCCGACGAGGCGACGTCCGGCGCACCGGCGTGCATCTCCAGGATGGCCCGCAACTCGACGAGCTTTCCTTCGTTGCGCGTTGCCAGCACGATCCGCGGAGCCCGGCCCGTCATGCCCGGGCGTCCTCGCTCAACGCGGCGTTCTGGATCTTTGTCAGGTCGGCGCCGCCGGCGACCGCCAGGTCGAGCAGCTTGTCGAGTTCGGCGCGGTTGAACGGCGCGCCTTCGGCGGTGCCCTGTACTTCGACGAAGTCGCCGGTGCCGGTCATCACAACGTTCATATCGGTTTCGGCGCGCACGTCTTCGACGTAGGCCAGGTCGAGCATCGGCGTCCCGTCAATCACGCCGACGCTGACTGCCGAGACCGATCCGGTCAGCGGGTTCGCGTTCTTTGGGATGTCGCCGGCGGCCTTGCCGGTGGCAACGGCGTCGGCAAGCGCCACATAGGCGCCCGTGATCGCCGCCGTGCGGGTGCCGCCGTCGGCCTGGAGCACATCGCAGTCAAGCACGATGGTGTTCTCGCCGAGGGCGTCCACGTCGACAATGGCGCGCAAGCTGCGGCCGACCAGCCGGGAGATCTCATGCGTGCGCCCGCCGATTTTTCCCTTGACGGACTCGCGGGAATTGCGCGTGTTCGTTGCGCGCGGCAACATCGCGTATTCGGCAGTCACCCAGCCCTTGCCGCTGCCCTTGCGCCAGCGCGGCACGCCGGCCGTGAACGAGGCGGCGCACAGGACTCGGGTGCGGCCGAATTCGACGAGCACGCTGCCTTCGGCGTGATCGAGCCAGTTGCGCGTGATGGTCACCTCGCGCAGCTGGTCGACGGCGCGCCCGTCGGCGCGGGACTGCGTCGGCTCTTGGTGGGTCTGCGATGTCATGAGACTCCTTCGGTTGTGTAGACGGCGCCGGTGGCGGCCAGGTCGATCGGGCCGGAAAAACGGCGCGCGGCCCCGGCGGACGTGCGCTGCGGGTCGTTCCAGGCCGGGATGTGGGTGAGGACGAGTCGGCGGGCGCCGGCGTCGGCGGCGACGCTGCCGGCGCGGTATCCGGTCATGTGGATGCCGCGCACTTCGTCACGGCCCTCGTGAAAGGCGGCCTCGCACAGCAACAGGTCGGCGCCGGCGGCCGCATCGCGCAACGCATCGCATTCGTCGGTGTCGCCGGAGTAGGCCACTACGTGCCCGGCGGCGTCCTCGAGCCGCAGGCCGTACGCTTCGACCGGGTGATCGACGAGGAACGGCGTCACACGCAACGGACCGACCCGGAATTCGGTGCGGTCGGACCAGTCCGTGAACGTGTAGACGGTGTTCAGATCGCTGCTGCCGGGTTCCTCGTGCCGGCCGGGAGCCGCGCCCGGGGCTGTGAAGTACGCGGCGCCGAGCCGCTCGGCCGCGCCGGGCGGCGCGTAAACGGGCAGCTTGCCCTGCCGCGCGCCGTCCGGGGCATACCTGGCGTACACGAACATGCCGGTGAGATCGAGGCAGTGATCCGGGTGCAGGTGGGTGAGCAGGACGGCGTCCAGCTCGTTCGGGTTCGCAAAGCGCTGCAATGCGCCGAGCGCGCCCGACCCGAAGTCAAGAGCGATGCGCCAGTTGCGTCCGGCCTCATCGGTCGTCTCGACGAGATAGCACGAGGCCGGCGACTCGGGGCCCGGATACGATCCGGCGCATCCGATGACTGTCAATTTCACGTGATGCTCACTCCTTAGGATGCGTTTCCGCGCAGGATCGGCAGCGATCCCGTTTCGGTATGTTCGATGGCCGGTACCACGGGGCCGAGGAACCGGCGGGCAAGCGTGTTGAATGCGTCCGGGTTTCCGGTGGTGAGGAACTGGTGATGCGGCGGCGGGTAGTCGTCGGGGCGTTCCAGATCCCGTTCGACAAGTGTGCGGTAGACGTCCTTGGCGGTTTCCTCGGCGCTCGAGACAAGCGTGACCGACTCCCCCATCACGTACGAGATGACGCCGGTCAGCAGCGGATAATGCGTACAGCCGAGCACGAGCGTGTCGATATCGGCCTCCCGGACGGAGCGCAGGTACTCGGAGGCCACGTCGAGCAGCTCCGGGCCGGACGTGATGCCGCGTTCGATGAATTCGACGAATCGCGGGCACGCCTGAAACGACAGCGTCAGCTGCGGCGCGGCGGCAAACGCGTCGTCGTACGCCCGCGAGGTGATTGTCGCCTGGGTGCCGATCACGCCGACCCTGCCGCTGCGGGTGGCCGCGACGGCGCGCCGGACGGCGGGACCGATCACCTCGACGACGGGGATCCCGGCCGGCGTGTACCGTTCCCGGGCGTCGCGCAAGGTCGCCGACGAGGCGGTGTTGCACGCGATGACGAGCATTTTCACGCCGTCCGCGACCATCTCGTCGAGCGCGCCCAACGTCAGGCGGCGCACGTCGGCGATCGTGCGCGGCCCGTACGGACTGTTGGCAGTGTCCCCGACGTAGCGGATCGCCTCGTGGGGCAGCTGGTCGAGCACCGCGCGGGCGACGGTCAGGCCGCCGACGCCGGAGTCGAAGATGCCGATCGGCGCGTCGGTCATTCCTCGTCGCCCTCGGGCAGGTCGCCCATCAGTGCGTTCGCGAGAGTCTCCTGCAACCAGGTGAGGAAGTCGTACACGTCGATCAGCATGTCCTGATGCCCCTCGCCGCCGTCCTCGTCGGTTTCGGCTTCGAGCCGTTCGAAGTCCTCTTCCGTTTTCACGCCGAGCCGTTCGGCAAGCACGAGACGCACATCGGTCAGCGCAACGAGCCAGGCCTCGGCCTCGGCGTCGGCCAGCGCGATCGGATCCGATCTGCCGACGGTGAGCAGCGCCGTTTGGAGTCCCGCGATCTTACGCTCGCGCAGGCCGCGTTCGGTGTAACGGCGGAACTCGTCGGCGTCCTCGTCGTCGGTGGTGGACCCGGGCGGCAGCAGCCGCGCCAGCGCCGGATCGGACGGTGTCCCGGCCGACTCGGTGATGCCGACCATTGCGGCCAGCGGGTCCTCGTTCTCGGCGACGGTGGGCTCGAGCAAGGCGATCGTGTCGGTGAAAATCGTCGTCAGAATGGTGCGCTCGCCCTTGGCGAGGTTCACGATGATGCCGCGCGACGTGCGGCGGAATGCTTTGGCCACCGGTTACCCTTCCGAATCCTCGCGCTGGAACGTCGCCCACAGGCCGTAGCCGTGCATGGCCTCGGTGTCGCGTTCCATTTCTTCGCGCGAGCCACTCGCAACTACCGATTTGCCGTCGTTGTGAACTTGGAGCATGAGCTTTTCGGCCTTGGACTTCGAGTAGCCGAAGTAGCTGCGGAAGACATAGCTGACATAACTCATCAGATTGACCGGGTCGTTCCACACCAGCGTGACCCACGGCACGTCGCGGCGGGTCAGCAGGGCAGTGCTCGAGGCGGTCTCTTCGGCGGCGTCCGGCACCGCCGACTCATGCGACGCGGTGACGATTCCGGCATGCGGCACCGGGGGCGCATGGACATCGTTGGTCATCAACACATAGTCCACTGTACGTAAGTGCGCCGTGTTTGACTCACCCCGTGTGGGCCGGCGTGAGCAGTTTCACTACGCTTAGCGGTGATGAATACTTACGGCTCCCCGTCGAATGTCGGGCCGGACGCCGGGCTGGATACCGGGCCGGACGCCGGGCCGTCGGCCGCGCAGCTCCGGACCGGCCGGCCCACGGGGCTTTATACCGACCAGTACGAGCTGACGATGCTCGAGGGCGCGTTGAAGTCGGGGGCGGCCGAGCGCCGCTCAATGTTCGAGGTCTTTGCGCGCAGCCTGCCGGACGGGCGCCGCTACGGCATTGTCGGCGGAACCGGCCGGTTCCTGGAGGCGCTGGCGAATTACCGCTTCGGCGACGACGAGCTGGCGTGGCTGCGCGAACACGATATCGTCGACGGTCCCACGCTCGATTGGCTCGCCGATTACCGGTTCGACGGCACGATCCACGGGTACGCCGAGGGCGAGGCGTTCTTCCCGGGATCGCCGATCCTCACTGTCGAGGCGTCGTTCGCCTCCGGCGTCGTCCTGGAAACTCTTGCACTGTCGATCTTGAACCACGACTCGGCGGTAGCGTCGGCGGCGTCCCGCATGACGTCGGCGGCGGCCGGACGGCCGTGCCTGGAGATGGGGTCCCGGCGCACCCACGAGGAGGCTGCCGTCGCGGCGGCCCGGGCCGCGGTGATCGGCGGATTCTTCGGCACCTCCAATATGGAAGCGGGGCGCCGGTACGGGCTGCGGACGCTGGGCACGTCGGCGCACGCGTTCACGCTGCTGCACGACACGGAGGAAGAGGCGTTTGCCGCGCAAGTGCGCTCGCACGGGCAATCGACGACCTTGCTCGTCGACACGTACGACGTTGCTCGCGGCGTGGAACGGGCAGTCCGGGTCGCCGGCGTCGGCCTCGGCGGCGTCCGGCTCGATTCGGGCGATCTGCTCACGCAAGCGCGCGACGTGCGGGCTCAGCTGGATTCGCTTGGTGCGACAAGCACGAAAATCACTGTCACCAGCGACCTGGACGAATACGCCATCGCCGGGCTGGCGGCCGCACCGGTTGATTCGTACGGCGTCGGCACGTCGCTGGTCACCGGATCGGGTTTCCCCACCGTCGGTCTTGTCTACAAGCTCGTCGCCCGGCAGAACGACGACGGCGACTGGGTGTCGGTGGCAAAGGCGTCGACGAACAAGGCGAGCGTCGGCGGGCGGAAATTCCCGATCCGCCGGATCGGCGACGACGGGCACGCCACCGACGAAGTCATCGGTGTGGGCTCGTACCCGGAGGTCACCGGCCGGACGCGCGACCTGCACGTACGGTTCGTCGACGACGGGCGCATCGACCCGGCGTACGTCGGGCCGGAGGCCGTGTCGGCCGCGACCTCTCGCCGGGCCGAGTCGGTCGGCGAATTGCCCGACACGGCACGCAAGCTGCAACGCGGCGAGCCTGCTATCGACACGGCGTTCGTGGCTGCGCGATGATGCACGTACCGAACGCGTAGTGCTGTGCGGCGATTGAGCTGCGCAGCCGCTGCCAAGGACAGCCGATGAGGAGAGCGAACCGACAATGACCGACACGAGAGCACTCGTCGTCGTCGACGTGCAAAACGACTTTTGCGAAGGCGGCGCGCTCGGCGTCGACGGGGGCAGCGGCGCAGCTGCCCGCATTGCCGAGCTTGTGGCCGGCGGCGGATACGACAGGGTTGCCGCAACGAAAGACTGGCACATCGATCCGGGCGCGCACTTTTCCGACGACCCGGATTATGTGACGTCGTGGCCGGTGCATTGCCGCGCCGGCACGCCGGGAGCCGATTTTCACGAAGCGCTGGCCGACGCGCGGTTCGACGCCGTGTTCCTGAAGGGCCAATATTCCGACGGATATTCCGGCTTCGACGCGGCCGCCGCGTCCGCCGACGTCGGCGGCCGGTGGGCCGAGGACGACGCGGCCCCAGCCGGCGCCGTCAATGCGGAGCCTGCCGATACCGGGCCTGCCGAAGCCGGCATCCCGCCGCTGGCCGGTTGGCTAGCGGGCGCCGATGTCGTCGACGTGGTCGGCCTGGCCACCGATCATTGCGTGCGGGCGACCGCGCTGGACGCCGTCCGGCACGACTTTCGCGTGCGGGTGCTGCTGCAGTATTGCGCGGGTGTCTCCCCGGCAACCATTGACGCCGCACTTGCCGAGCTGAAATCGGCCGGCGTCGAGCTCATCGACTGACGCTCACTCCCTCGCCGGCCCGCCAAGTGGCGGCGAATGGCTGCCCAAAGTGCAAAACGCCCACCATTGGCCGCCACTCGGTGGCGACAGAGCACCGATCGGTGCCGGCGAGGAAGTACGGGCTGCTACTTCTTGCCGACAAACCAGCCGCGCAGCCTGTCGATCCGACGCTGCACCTCGTCCACGCTGGCCTGGGCCACGGCCGGCCCGCCGCACAGGCGCCGCAAATCCGAGTGGATGACGCCGTGCGGCTGGCCGGAACGCCGCGCCCAGGCCGACACGAGCGATTGCAGTTGCGAGCGCTGTTCCTTCAAGGCCCGGTGGATGGCGACCGTATCCTCTTCCGGCTCGGGGGCCGGCTTCTTCTTGGCGCGCTTTGAGACCTGCTCGGCCTGCCTGGCCCGTAACAGCTCGGTCACCTGCTCGGGTTCGAGCAGACCGGGGATGCCCAGATAGTCCTGCTCGTCATCGCTGCCCACGGCGCCGCCGGCGCCGAATTCGCCGCCGTCGAACAGCACCTTGTCGAACGACGCCTGCGCATCGAGGGTCTCGAACGGCAGGGCCTCCTGCGTGGCGGACGCCCGCTCCTCTCGATTGGCCTCGGCAAGTGCGGCGTCTTCTTCGAAGAAGTCCTCGTCCGCGGCCGGCTTGTCGAGCGCATGGTCGCGTTCGAGTTCGAGCTGCCCGGCCATGGCCAGCAGTAACGGCACGCTCGGCAGGAAGATTGACGCGTTTTCACCGCGTTTTCGAGCGCGGACGAAACGCCCGACGGCCTGGGCAAAGAACAACGGCGTCGAGGTGGACGTCGCATAGACCCCGACCGACAACCGCGGCACGTCCACGCCCTCCGAGACCATGCGTACCGCGACCATCCATCGACGGTCGGATTCGGTGAACTTCTCGATCCGGTCGCTTGCCGCCTTTTCATCAGACAGCACGAGAGTGGCGGCCTCGCCGGTGATCTCCCGCAAAATCTTCGCGTATGCGCGCGCGGTTTCCTGATCGGTAGCAATGACCAGCCCGCCGGCGTCCGGAACTCCGCGCCGTACCTCCGTCAACCGGCGGTCGGCTGCCGCCAGCACCGAGGGGATCCACTCGCCCTTCGGGTCCAGCGCCGTGCGCCAGGCACCGGCCGTGATGTCCTTCGTCGTGGCTTCGCCGAGCCGAGCAGTCATCTCGTCGCCGACTTTGGTGCGCCATCGCATTTCGCCCGAGTACGCCATGAAGATGACGGGACGGACGACGCCGTCCTCGAGCGCGCGCCCGTAACCGTAGTTGTAGTCGGCGGTCGACGTGCGGATGCCCTCGTCGTCCGGCACGTATTCAACGAACGGGATTGCGGCAGTGTCCGATCGGAACGGAGTGCCGGTGAGCGACAGGCGCCGGGTCGCCGGCTCGAATGCTTCCCGGATTCCGTCGCCCCAGCTGAGCGCGTCGCCGCCGTGATGCACTTCGTCGAGAATGACGAGGGTGCGGCCGGCTTCGGTGCGCGCCCGGTGCAGAGCCGGTTTACTGGCCACCTGCGCGTAGGTGACGGCGACGCCGTGGAAGTGTTTGCCGTGCCGGCCGTCGCTGTTCTTGAAGTTCGGGTCGAGCCGGATGTTCACGCGCGCGGCCGCGTCCGCCCACTGCCGTTTGAGGTGCTCGGTCGGCGCCACCACCGTCACGCGTTCGACGGTGTGGCGCGCCAACAGCTCGGACGCCAGCCGGAGCGCGAAGGTAGTCTTACCGGCGCCCGGCGTTGCGACGGCCAGGAAGTCGCGGGGTTCGTCGGCGAAATACCGCGTGAGTGCCTCGGCCTGCCAAGCGCGGAGCTTGCTGGCCGTACCCCATGCTGCGCGTTCGGGAAATGCGGGAGGAAGGTTCTCTGCCGCCGACGTTCCGACGACGGGGGCCGACTCGGTCTCGGCGGAAAATGGCGCGGTGGAGTTGCTCAAACTGTTCTTTCCTGGTGCGAAGGGCCGGCGTTATTCGTCGTTGTTGTTCTTGTCGCCCTTGCCGGGAGGCATCCCTTCGTAAATCTCCTTGCACGCCGGGCAGATCGGGAACTTCTGCGGATCGCGACTGGGCACCCAGACCTTGCCGCAGAGGGCGATGACCGGGCTGCCGGTCACCATGGCCTCCATGATCTTGTCCTTCGGCGCGTAGTGCGAAAAGCGTTCGTGATCGCCGGGCTCGACCGTTTGCCGTTCTTCGGTCCGCTCGATAGTGGCGGCGCCGCCGGTCGCCGGGGCGCTGAACGGATCGGCCGGTGCACCCGGGTTCGTCGGAGATTCAGTCATGGCACCCATTCTAGACGCCCGGATGGTTTGATTCATCCGGGTGCATGCCGATATAGATCGACCACGCTTCGCCGTCCGGCTCGGGCGCGCGGGACGCGAACTCATCGAGAAGTTCGTGCAGTCGCGAGCGGAATTCCTCGCGGCCGGCCGGTCCGAGTTTGAGGCCCAGTCGGATCGACTGGAGGCTGTCGGCGTCCAGCTGTTCGATCTCGTCGAGAAACGTGTCCAAGATGAGCGTCGACGATCGCGTCGGTTTCGGGCCGCGGTGGCTCCAGGATTTGCCGGTGGCTCGATACGGGTACTCGGTGGAGCGCCGGGCGCCCAGCCTGGGCGGTTCGGCCCGCAGATACCCGTTGTCGACAAGCTTGCGCACGTGATGCAGCGTCGTGCCCGGGTTGAGTCCGAGCACGTCGGCGATCTCCTTGTTCGTGTGCGAATCGTGCAAACAGATCCGCAGGATGCGCAGGCGAACCGACGACGCCAACGCTTTCGCTTCCTCCTCGCCACGGTTCATACCCTCGACTATAAATGATTGACTTTTCTCAATTGCACGGAGCATACTCGCAATCATGTCATTGCGAGCGCCCCGCATCCGGTTCGGCCCGCTATGGCATCATGCGGACTTCATCCGCTTGTGGACCGGCGACACTCTGAGCCAGTTCGGCGCTCAAATCACGTCTTTGGCAATCCCGTTGTTGGCCGTGACGTCGCTGCAGGCCTCGACGTTCGAAGTCGGCATGCTGGAGACTTTGCAGAACTTGGCATTCCTGGTGATCGGGCTGCCGGCGGGCGCGTGGATCGATCGGCTCATTCAACGCCACGTCATGATCACTGCCGATCTGGTCCGGTTCGGTTTGCTCTTGTCGCTGCCGGTCGCCCACTTGTTCGATGTGCTGACGCTGTGGCATCTGTACGCAGTCGCGGTGATCTTCGGTATGGCTACCGTGTTCTTCGATGTGAGCTACCAAAGCTATCTGCCCGGGCTCGTGCCGCACGACAACTTGGTCGAGGGCAATTCCAAGCTGCAGGCCAGCCAATCGGTCGCACGCGTGGCCGGGCCCGGCGTCGGCGGCTTCATCATCGGCTGGCTGAGACCTGTCGGGGCCCTCTGGGCGTCGTCGTTCGGCTACCTGTGGTCGGCGTTCTGGGTGTGGCGGATCAAAGCCCGCCAGCCCGCACACGACCCGACAAACCGGCAAACTCTCGTTCACGACATCGGGGAGGGCTTGGGGTTCGTCTTCCGCCATCCGCTGCTGCGCGCCATCACCATGACGACGGGGATTTCGAACTTCTTCTCATCGATCGGATTCGCCGTCATGATGGTGTTCTTGGCGCGCACCCTCGGACTTCATGCGTCAATCATCGGCATCGTGTTCATGTTCGGCTCAATCGGCGGCTTGATCGGCGTCGCGCTGACCCAGCCGCTCGGCAAAGCGATCGGCCAGGGTCCGACCCTCTGGATCAGCACGGCGGTCTCGGGGCTGA
It encodes the following:
- a CDS encoding DEAD/DEAH box helicase codes for the protein MSNSTAPFSAETESAPVVGTSAAENLPPAFPERAAWGTASKLRAWQAEALTRYFADEPRDFLAVATPGAGKTTFALRLASELLARHTVERVTVVAPTEHLKRQWADAAARVNIRLDPNFKNSDGRHGKHFHGVAVTYAQVASKPALHRARTEAGRTLVILDEVHHGGDALSWGDGIREAFEPATRRLSLTGTPFRSDTAAIPFVEYVPDDEGIRTSTADYNYGYGRALEDGVVRPVIFMAYSGEMRWRTKVGDEMTARLGEATTKDITAGAWRTALDPKGEWIPSVLAAADRRLTEVRRGVPDAGGLVIATDQETARAYAKILREITGEAATLVLSDEKAASDRIEKFTESDRRWMVAVRMVSEGVDVPRLSVGVYATSTSTPLFFAQAVGRFVRARKRGENASIFLPSVPLLLAMAGQLELERDHALDKPAADEDFFEEDAALAEANREERASATQEALPFETLDAQASFDKVLFDGGEFGAGGAVGSDDEQDYLGIPGLLEPEQVTELLRARQAEQVSKRAKKKPAPEPEEDTVAIHRALKEQRSQLQSLVSAWARRSGQPHGVIHSDLRRLCGGPAVAQASVDEVQRRIDRLRGWFVGKK
- the rdgB gene encoding RdgB/HAM1 family non-canonical purine NTP pyrophosphatase, whose product is MTGRAPRIVLATRNEGKLVELRAILEMHAGAPDVASSAQLDVPDVRETGVTFAENALLKARATAEFTGLPSIADDSGLAVDVLGGSPGVFSARWSGTHGDDLANLELLLAQLSDVPEAHRAARFVCAAALVTPDGAEHVEHGYFPGTLEFSPRGRNGFGYDPILRVDGDPGGRTAAELEPAEKNRLSHRGQAFRALRPHIVEALAG
- the clpS gene encoding ATP-dependent Clp protease adapter ClpS; this translates as MTNDVHAPPVPHAGIVTASHESAVPDAAEETASSTALLTRRDVPWVTLVWNDPVNLMSYVSYVFRSYFGYSKSKAEKLMLQVHNDGKSVVASGSREEMERDTEAMHGYGLWATFQREDSEG
- the rph gene encoding ribonuclease PH, which encodes MTSQTHQEPTQSRADGRAVDQLREVTITRNWLDHAEGSVLVEFGRTRVLCAASFTAGVPRWRKGSGKGWVTAEYAMLPRATNTRNSRESVKGKIGGRTHEISRLVGRSLRAIVDVDALGENTIVLDCDVLQADGGTRTAAITGAYVALADAVATGKAAGDIPKNANPLTGSVSAVSVGVIDGTPMLDLAYVEDVRAETDMNVVMTGTGDFVEVQGTAEGAPFNRAELDKLLDLAVAGGADLTKIQNAALSEDARA
- a CDS encoding MBL fold metallo-hydrolase, whose product is MKLTVIGCAGSYPGPESPASCYLVETTDEAGRNWRIALDFGSGALGALQRFANPNELDAVLLTHLHPDHCLDLTGMFVYARYAPDGARQGKLPVYAPPGAAERLGAAYFTAPGAAPGRHEEPGSSDLNTVYTFTDWSDRTEFRVGPLRVTPFLVDHPVEAYGLRLEDAAGHVVAYSGDTDECDALRDAAAGADLLLCEAAFHEGRDEVRGIHMTGYRAGSVAADAGARRLVLTHIPAWNDPQRTSAGAARRFSGPIDLAATGAVYTTEGVS
- a CDS encoding DUF3039 domain-containing protein yields the protein MGAMTESPTNPGAPADPFSAPATGGAATIERTEERQTVEPGDHERFSHYAPKDKIMEAMVTGSPVIALCGKVWVPSRDPQKFPICPACKEIYEGMPPGKGDKNNNDE
- a CDS encoding isochorismatase family protein, with amino-acid sequence MTDTRALVVVDVQNDFCEGGALGVDGGSGAAARIAELVAGGGYDRVAATKDWHIDPGAHFSDDPDYVTSWPVHCRAGTPGADFHEALADARFDAVFLKGQYSDGYSGFDAAAASADVGGRWAEDDAAPAGAVNAEPADTGPAEAGIPPLAGWLAGADVVDVVGLATDHCVRATALDAVRHDFRVRVLLQYCAGVSPATIDAALAELKSAGVELID
- a CDS encoding ArsR/SmtB family transcription factor → MNRGEEEAKALASSVRLRILRICLHDSHTNKEIADVLGLNPGTTLHHVRKLVDNGYLRAEPPRLGARRSTEYPYRATGKSWSHRGPKPTRSSTLILDTFLDEIEQLDADSLQSIRLGLKLGPAGREEFRSRLHELLDEFASRAPEPDGEAWSIYIGMHPDESNHPGV
- the murI gene encoding glutamate racemase, with product MTDAPIGIFDSGVGGLTVARAVLDQLPHEAIRYVGDTANSPYGPRTIADVRRLTLGALDEMVADGVKMLVIACNTASSATLRDARERYTPAGIPVVEVIGPAVRRAVAATRSGRVGVIGTQATITSRAYDDAFAAAPQLTLSFQACPRFVEFIERGITSGPELLDVASEYLRSVREADIDTLVLGCTHYPLLTGVISYVMGESVTLVSSAEETAKDVYRTLVERDLERPDDYPPPHHQFLTTGNPDAFNTLARRFLGPVVPAIEHTETGSLPILRGNAS
- a CDS encoding DUF2017 domain-containing protein, translating into MAKAFRRTSRGIIVNLAKGERTILTTIFTDTIALLEPTVAENEDPLAAMVGITESAGTPSDPALARLLPPGSTTDDEDADEFRRYTERGLRERKIAGLQTALLTVGRSDPIALADAEAEAWLVALTDVRLVLAERLGVKTEEDFERLEAETDEDGGEGHQDMLIDVYDFLTWLQETLANALMGDLPEGDEE
- a CDS encoding nicotinate phosphoribosyltransferase; this translates as MNTYGSPSNVGPDAGLDTGPDAGPSAAQLRTGRPTGLYTDQYELTMLEGALKSGAAERRSMFEVFARSLPDGRRYGIVGGTGRFLEALANYRFGDDELAWLREHDIVDGPTLDWLADYRFDGTIHGYAEGEAFFPGSPILTVEASFASGVVLETLALSILNHDSAVASAASRMTSAAAGRPCLEMGSRRTHEEAAVAAARAAVIGGFFGTSNMEAGRRYGLRTLGTSAHAFTLLHDTEEEAFAAQVRSHGQSTTLLVDTYDVARGVERAVRVAGVGLGGVRLDSGDLLTQARDVRAQLDSLGATSTKITVTSDLDEYAIAGLAAAPVDSYGVGTSLVTGSGFPTVGLVYKLVARQNDDGDWVSVAKASTNKASVGGRKFPIRRIGDDGHATDEVIGVGSYPEVTGRTRDLHVRFVDDGRIDPAYVGPEAVSAATSRRAESVGELPDTARKLQRGEPAIDTAFVAAR
- a CDS encoding MFS transporter translates to MKFPARRSSSRSPAALVSLTATVSVSVAIFFTLYSLIPVTRADAPGLSSVFVGTMMAFVMGVQVFTPALVRRLSLRYVLTGSALLLAAGALVTGMAAATPTLLIGAVATGAGFGVLIVAGAQGVALLVPPTKLGRALGTYGLFTMAASALGSPAGVQLALTFSSPVFGICAFAAGIIAAGLSFGIPAGVGRTPSGPSVDNVDNSGESGESTTNAQASSGTERKPRTRPSLVANAPWLVLSLLLAAVVVLSHGLSSLPVLASAYGRAAVVVFAVQAGNALGRGIGGELEAKVEAGGAATTGAVLLAAGGVVGVLVGGSAAVIASGLLIGLGVGIVQTVTLHVAMRRLDSGPASVVWNLSVDGGLWVGGILWGVALTAGLLTAGVLAVSAAAIIIGAGVTAQLRRRA